Within the Pseudomonas oryzae genome, the region GCGGATGAAGCGCTCCGGCGACAGGCTGAGGATGGCGCCGCCATCGACGGCGAGGTAGCCGGCGAACGGCGTCGGGCAGGCCTCGCGCAGCGCGCCATAGGCGTGCCACGGATCGCCCTCGCAGGCAGCCTGGAAGCGCTGGGCGAAGTTGACCTGGTAGCAGTCGCCGGCGCGGATGTAGTCCTGGATCCGCTCGATGGCGGCGCGGTACTGGCCGATGTCGAGATCGGCGGTGAACGGCCGGGTCAGGCGGAACGGTTCGCTGACGGTCGCCGGCGGTTCGTCGTCGAACAGGGCGATCAGCTCCTCGCGGCGCGACTGCGGCAGGGACGGATGGAACACCAGTTGCGAGGTCTGCTGCTGGTGGTCGCTGACCAGGGCCCAGGCATACACGCCGAAGGTGGCATCCGGCAGCTGCAGGTCCGCCGTGGCCAGCTCCGGCAGGCGCTCCAGGCGCCGGCCGAAGTCGTAGGCGAGATAGCCGAGCAGGCCGCCGGTGAACGGCAGCTCGATGCCCTCCGGGGCCTCGGCGCGGCCCAGTTGCGCCAGCGCCGTCCGGCAACGGGCGAAGAAGGCGCGGCCGTCCTCGCCGGCCTCGGGCTGCAGGCGCTGCTGTGGCCAGGCGCTGAACAGGTCGAAGCGGCTGCGGTCGGCGCGCGGCCGGCCGCCATCCAGCAGGCAGGCGCCGGGCGCTTGGTGCAGCCGGGCGAAACGCACGCGTGGGTCGGGATGATAGGGCAGGGGATGGAGGCTGCAGCTGGGCATGACATGGCTCGGAGGAACGCAGGGTGGAATCTTAACGCAGATGGCCAGTTACGCGCGTCATGCCTGAGTGCGGGGTGTTCGAAGGGGGGCGCTGCCGATCGGCAGGAGCGCCTGCAGCCATCGCCAGGAGGGATCGTTCCCGGGTGGAACCGAGGGCTGCCCGGGAGGGGGCAGCCCCGGGGACTCAGGCGATCTGGGTTTCCGGGTTGAAGTCGCTGTAGCCGACGAGGACCACTTCGAGGGTCTCGACCTGCTGGCCACT harbors:
- the pabB gene encoding aminodeoxychorismate synthase component I → MPSCSLHPLPYHPDPRVRFARLHQAPGACLLDGGRPRADRSRFDLFSAWPQQRLQPEAGEDGRAFFARCRTALAQLGRAEAPEGIELPFTGGLLGYLAYDFGRRLERLPELATADLQLPDATFGVYAWALVSDHQQQTSQLVFHPSLPQSRREELIALFDDEPPATVSEPFRLTRPFTADLDIGQYRAAIERIQDYIRAGDCYQVNFAQRFQAACEGDPWHAYGALREACPTPFAGYLAVDGGAILSLSPERFIRVHHGQVETRPIKGTRPRGRSTGEDQAFAEELQGSRKDRAENLMIVDLLRNDLGRSCRIGSVRVPELFALESYPNVHHLVSSVTGELAAGLDAFDLLAGSFPGGSITGAPKIRAMQIIDELEPTRRAIYCGSLLYVDCRGEMDSSICIRTVLVRNGRASCWGGGGIVMDSDWQAEYQESLTKVRVLLDTLNATFD